The following nucleotide sequence is from Centropristis striata isolate RG_2023a ecotype Rhode Island chromosome 7, C.striata_1.0, whole genome shotgun sequence.
AGATGTGGGTGAAGGATACAGCCTTTCGTTTCCACTCGTAGTCTACAGGAAATAAATATCATACAAAATGGTAAAATCAATGTCAGCAGCAAGAGTGTGCTCATTAAAAAAGCCTTTATATCTGCCTGACTTACCTTGAACAGGTTGAGAGCAGGATTGAACACTTTCTTAATGATCTCCTCTAGAAACTCTTTGAACACACCATCCTGATCGATACCGGCCTCGTCTACTCCCAGATCGTTGACAAACTTCACACGGATGACGCCTTTTATGGAATTTGCAGGTAATCTGCGGAGCTGGTCATATCCATCCTTCAGAAAGGGAAATATTAAATGTTACTATTGAACAAcggacaaagacattttttgttcTGTCTGATCTGTCTGTAACGATTttgcttttaaataatttaaaaagtggtTTAAAATAAGCTTTCAATTTTGATCATCATCGACAGATTTCTCTGGCGTAGTGTATGTCGGAATATTATATCACCAAATGAAAAGTCTCAggctataaataaatatgttttcatgtACAATTAGGACCCATGCACAGGCTTGGTTGACAgactaaatgtataaatcaaaaattgtattattttaatttttaaaaattcaatattttttgtaaattatttcagagagtgaaactcgtatattatatagattcattacacagagtgaaatatttcaagcctgtatttcttgtaatttagaTGATcctggtttattattttaatttttaaaaattcaatattttttgtcaattatttcagagagtgaaacttgtatattatatagattcattacacagagtgaaatatttcaagcctgtatttcttgtaatttagaTGATTCTGAGTCTTGTCAACTCCATACCTCCAACATCCGTGAGCGACGAATGGTAATATGGGTGACATGTGGTGAAGCGGAGCTCGTTTCGACCAGTCctaaactttctttttcctttgtaACGATGTTCCTGAACAGCAGCACCCTCTAAAATGAGAGGGGAAGTAATTATACAACTGAAAATAAATTTGACGTTctatctttaaaataaatatcctTTTTACTCACGTTTTTATGTGGAATGACATGTGGGATGTATTGCAGTAAAAGCTGGGCTCTTTTCTTGCCTTTCTCCAGCTCTTGGAACAACAGGCTGGGCTTCAGGTCCCTGAACGCAACACCACAAAGATGTCAAGTCGaacttttaaatgtgatatacaGTATCATAAGAGTCAATGAATTGCTGTTAGAGTCAccttatatataatgttacttctatttaaatgtgatatacaAAGCTTAAATGTGATatgcatagatagatagatagatagatagatagatagatagatagatagatagatagatagatagatagatagatagatagatagatagatagatagatagatagatagatagatagatagatagatagatagatagatagatagatagacagacagacagacagacagacagacagacagacagacagacagacagacagacagacagacagacagacagacagacagacagacagacagatagatagatagatagatagatagatagatagatagatagatagatagacaactttattcatccccgaaggcaaattcggttgtcacagcagttcggtattcaagtacaataaaatacaatagaataaaatactgaggtagcataaataaaaacaacaatagagaaaaacacagaatagaacaagaataaggacacttaagaagttaaaaagaagaacatcagttggtaggatggttggcagatgatggtaataattaaactggtgatatgatatgatggcaacaatgctaaagtgactagacggtatataataataataataataataatagtacagtatgtaatatatataatataatatgtaataatagataacaatataaaaataaaatgaaaaatataaataaagtaataataagtaaaataatatgatatattataataacaatagtaataataataataataataataataataataataataaataaataaggccggtataataataatagtagtatattacagtaaatagtaataatagtaatggcagcaacagtatatataataataataacagtaataatataaatagcAAAGCAGAAAAAGAAGGCAGATGTTTTTAGGATATTAACTTCTGTTCAGTGTTTGTATTTACTTGCGTAGCCAGTGGTCATCAGGGGTGAATCGCCGCCTGCAGTCCCGCTCATACAGCACCATCAACCAGCCGTGCACGCTGTGGAACAACTCCAGTTTCTCTCCCTTTGCATTTTCTATCAATCACAAAATAACAGTGATATATCAATCACACGCCATCATCATAACTGTCAAGATTCAGTAAGGTCACACACTCACCTAAGATGCCATCCCATATCATCTTGTACACAAATGTGTTGAGAAATGAAGAGATAGTGAGGAGTTCCTCGATCTTGAAAGATGTTTGTTCTTCATAGACTTCAATGTCATCCAGAATTCTGTAACACATAAACAgattttgtcataaaatgttgcTGTCACACTGGGCATCTTTTGCACaacacggtaaaaaaaaaagttagtgaAATTACGTGATGAGGTGCCGTGAGCAGTCGCAGAAGAGCATGAGCATCGCCAGCAGCTGCTTGGACTCTTCGGTGTCATTGTTCAGACACTCCATGAAGAGTTTGAGACCTCCCTGAGGCCCGAGCTCACAGATGAAGGCCCATAGTTTGGGCAAAAGGTCATCAAGGTGTGTTAAACCTGCAGAGAATGCACAGTGACGGACTTCAGAATAAACCTTCCAGGAAACTGGAAGTTCCAGTTTGTGTGACATAAAAAAGTAAGActttgcaatttttttaacctGGGATGAAGgggaaaacaagaaacaaacgtgttttcatattttaacatgattttgttttttctggtaCTGACCGGTGAGTATCTGAAGTCGTATTTGCGTTAGTGTAGACAGAGCGGTCTGGTAGAGCACACAGATGCTGCACACCTTCTGAACTTCAGCAGAGTCGACTCGCTTCCCTCCGACCGGTTTCAGGATGTTCCGTACAGAAGCAGACTTCTGAAATGCTCGCTTGAAGAGATCTGTCaaagcacagacacaaaacaccGGGGATGCAAAGAACCTTCAAGGACCTgttcaaactttttaaaaaactcagcAGATCGTGTTTGTCTTATAATGTCACAGTGGGTCTTTGTTTATAACTCACTTTTAACTGGTAGATTGTTTTGTGATGTGCTCggctgtgggggtgggggtgtggGCTCCTGACTCTCCAGCTTTTTAGAGAGGACGTCACTGAAGAGTGTCCGGATGACAGAAACACCCCACAGGTACTGAAGCTGTCTGGTGACCAGCGGCATGGACTCATTCAGACTACAGAGAACAGGAGGCAGAGGGGAGAAAAAGTCATGTATACTATCTGGCattcttttttataataaagAAAAGTTAGACACTACTTAAAGCCAAACTTCAATTTGCAAAAAGTACACAAATCATTTTACTTTGACTTTCTGAAACCCAGAACTGTCCAGTGAaaaattcttgttttttaaataaaatttgccAAAATAACAGCAATTATCAGAGCCAGAAagcataaaaatagaaaatattgtTGGATTTCAAATTTCGGGTGGCCCTTGAAGAAATCTTGTTTGACTAATGATTACATCAGGAAAATAACCACATCTAAGCTTTAAAAAGTGATATTTTATTAGAACCGCTTCATTCTAcaggtttcatttaaaaattcaacaataataaactgtttgcactaacagtttgcactaaccagatccaaataaaatgttttgcattgaagtgCAAACCTTTCCTTAGTTTGTACATTTtgggtagcctggctaacaccagactaatctcaaatgagatttagtctggaaaccagccgttcacttctccgtagaggaggcgtggtttacgatcctccagagccgtttattggacgcttaaaatgtctatcaaaagtgtctgtaggtagctcttagccaatcagatcagttataccagatgacgtagtagagcaacagaaatggatgtttgttgtgtgtgtgtctgtgagagagtgttgcttggtgctttgcttctccagttctcgctttctgcaagattatttattttcacgctttattccccctcatgtcattcagccacacacatccactgattttatgggcaataaacaagctgctgctgggtctctgggggctccgctgtcccgcggctcgtagccagatcaccggcgttacggtagcgccggtgattagcgccgctagcggctaatagccccgctaccgtaacatctggctacgagccgggggacagcggagccgccgagagacctttcgcctttcaactttcgctctaaactatttaaaacaccgtctacagctaaagagagtttcgcgtctgctgcagccatgttggatccgtaagaaaactacaaaactacaagcttccaagtgccgagtagtacgcgtcatcgtcttgccgtccctccccgttctgtgattggatccctaaaacagggcgaagaaacggccctggttgccagactggatggaggtttgaaatgaaattcgagcgcgcaaggcagtctgggtatacccaggctacattTTGGGTCTACTGGAAACCACATTTCTATTATCTCtagtaaatattaaatattatcttCTAGTAAATATTAAGTTATTGGATTCATTCAAGCAAATACAAAGTATACCACTGACCCGTAGTCTACGGTTTGGGAGAACCAGCCCAGGACAGGGTGCCAGTGGGTAAGGTTGGACTTCTTTTGGGATACATATCTCTGGCAGTAGGACAGCATGTCAGTCAGGTCCTTTACAAAATGGTTGGCCTCCTCTTCAAGGACTTTCTCAGTAAGGAAGCCCAAATGAATCAGGTTGCCTATCAAACATGAGAAAGATGAAGTCATTAACAGTCCACAGGACACGAATACTTTACGAATACTTTacttttggatagggacagtgcacattaatgaacatcgataaacatctttgtaaatatgccggattatagcaaggctgctagtttgcatccgtagtccctaaaaaataaatacaaatataaaagacagcaggtacataggtaagatacaaatagaggagacaacacacatacaacacaacacaacacaacacatagcagacccagacaggatataactatGCAATAAAGAGTAATGTTTAAGTCGTCTCAAGTccagttagtggtcacacttttgatgtgatttgagccattgtttcAGATTTCCATTAAAGGAAGAGTAAGTGGGACATTCCCTTATTGTGGAGGGAAGACTGTTCCAAATGCCCCCCCCCACAACAGAtaacacagtcacacagacacacaatgatTCTCTCAACAGTGCACAACCAGATTACATAGATGAAGCACATAATTATCCAAAATACTATACCAAGTAAGCAGAGTGTGTGGCTCCCctcaagacacacacagatgtccAGACATTGTTCTTCACGGCTGAGAAACAGGATGAACTTCCGCAGCAGGTCATGCGTCTGGATGGTGGTCATGCACTGTTGAGACGGAGCAGATATGATCTTAAACTCTGATAGATTAAACTATTATATACAGAACcacaatacaacaacaacatgtgaTGTATGACGTGGCTTTTACCTCTGGAGTAAGCACATTGAGGTGGGATACGACGGCTGGAACTGACATGATGTGAAGGAGGAATGATCGGAGCAGGTTATCTGAGAAGTGAGCAGCAGTGACCGGCCtgaaaaatattagatttagTTCGACCTATTCCGAAATACATCTCATACAGCTCTAAATGCTGCAATGGGTATCAGCCGTGACGCAAGGCTATGCACCAGCCTAACATTATCATatcttttattacattatttatgcAACATAGgaacaacaacaagaacaacacaTGTCACTCACTACCTGATCCATACATCCTGATCAATAGAAATAAGAGAGAAGTAAGATGGCTCAGTTGTTAGTTACTTCCAttactggctgcaaaaaaaaatctattgctTCATCGTAAATTGATAATGGAAGTAGCTTATGATTTCCTTCTCCTCTGTTAAGAGTTGCAGAGATGCAGAACTGATCAGGTGAGTTTAATGTTAGTCTGAGCTAGCAAAATGTCAGCAATCTGGCAATATCTAACACTGTGAAATCCCAATGGATTAACCTGAGCCCGGCCATTATACAATGACAGCAATCATATCACATCCATTAAGGGTTAGTAGTGTACAGCTTttgaaaattaataataatatgaatcaTTTTTGAACGCACTGGTATCATAGCAGCACGCAGTATCAGCTAATACGCAAGTTCAGGTATCTAATCTATAAATTTAGTTAAAAAGACaccctgtaaataaaacatgcctCCCCTTTCTGTATTTAATCTATTAACATGTTTAAAGAACAGTTATAACCATCAAATTAGCAGCTCTGAGCTCACCTTAATGACAAAGTGAAGATAGCTGTTAGAGTGCCTTTGGAGAGAGATGGTTTAGTGCGAGCCAAGCCATTGGTCAGCAAGATCTAGAGAAGAAAAGTAAAGATATCACACAATGTACATCTTTATTAAAATGACAGTTGGCACTGAAGAAGAAAATAGGTGCCTCATTATCTAAATCTAACATCTAAATATCTTTTGATAAAACTGAAAGAGTAAGCTTTAACTCTGAACCTGCAGCATTGAATAGAATCCCTTTTGATTGAGATGGCCCATGATGTTTTCACAAAACCTCGTCAAAGCAGGTCTGAGGGCTTCTCCTAAAATAATGAAGGGAGAGTCTTGTATTTCTTTGCAAAAAGCGTGGACAGAAATAACAAAACGTATGTTTATAATAATGACATCTGCTTGACGTGAGACTCACCCTTGCCCCTTGCTATCCGCCAAGTTGAAGTGTCCGTGAAGGTCATCAGCATGGTGAGGTACAGCTTTACCAATTTATTGTCCTGAAGTATGTCAGGCTGCatatgacaaaacaaacagtgaTATGTACAattaaagtcataaaataattatcaaaacacattttgtagCTCAGAAGTGAGAATAACCTTTAAATTTTTCAGCAGCTGACAGCAGGTCCACAGCACGTCTTTTATCTGTTTGAGCCAGGGAATGGTGAGGTCTTTGGAGAGAGCCAAAGAAACATACCAAACCTGAGGGCCAAATGTGAGAACAGTCACTGAgacaaaaatcacatttaaacaaTCTTTGGAATGTGGATGGTATAAGCATGATGCACACTCACTTTGGGTTCATTTTCAACCTCCATGCTGGCAAGGATTGCATGACAGAGCTTCTCGAACCTCTGTGTAATGTGCAaaataatagttattttaatCACACGGTTCCAGACAAGTGCATTAACTGCTGTTATGTTTACAGCTGTCTCTCACAAGTTTCCACAAAGGATTAACATAAGTCAAACTCAACTCCCTTGTACCACCTGTGTACGAACAATTATTAGACTCCGGTTTTAGAAATAGCTTTGTCCGCttggtgtttgttgttttcacgTTTTTCCCCCAAACatagcaaaatgtaaataaaagagaaaatacatgcAGACAGCATccctgcagatacagacaccaccTAACATTTgtagcagtgtgtgtgagagaaataaCTTTAGTATGAGCCTAGTCATGTTTGTTAGGAAAATCTTGCAAAGTGTACCCTTCAATGTATTGATCTAAACAGAATGCTGCAACTCACCATCTTATCCTCTTGGCAATATACGAATAGTAATTTCCGAGCTATTTTGAAAACAGAAAGTGCATTTCTTTTTGATGTCCCTGTTTCAGAGACTTGGAAATAGTCATCAACCTCTTTCCTGtagagacacagaaagaaattATTGAGCCAATTGGTACAATAACATGAAAAtagatatttattatttcactaaTAAAATGATTAAGCGCGTCTGGCACATTCTTAGCAAATATACTGAATTCaaagcatttttaaatcacAGGTGGCTAGTTAAATCTGCAATTAATTAGATTGGAGACTACCGGATTTGCTTCTGGAGTCTGCAGCGACAGAGAAATCTCCTGACCAGGGCCTGGATGTGGGTTGCTGCTTTCTCCTTGTCCTTatgtcctttcctttcctccctggCCTGCCTGGCTTTATCCAGGAACTCGGCCTTGGAGCTTTGAGGTACACTAAACATTGTGCACCCTGGAAAAGAAGATTAATCCATTTACTCTAAGGTGATCACCCGCATGCTTGTACTAACAACTTGACAGTTTCTTCAGAACACATATCTGCGCGTTAAGAAcattgtggctctcagtatcccAGCAACTGCACATCATCACAAGTGAACTTACCGTCGATATTCCTCAATTGAAGATTTTATCTGGCCTTCAGGCTCACCTGGCGCTATACCTCCTCAGTCATTTGGTTGTCCTTGAGACCCGAGCAGGAGGTAAGCCAAACGAAAGACGAAGACTAACTTGCCATCTCTGGAGCAGCGGGCGACACAGGAAAGATGGAGCTGCGATAGTTAGCACACAGGGCTAGTCCGCCGCTGGTCGGCTTGATACTGTCTCAcggagattttttttcacattcatttaGCGATATCTATCATCTTTGCAAGGTTAGGTTTGATCCTGTATCAATGACACCCGCAAAAACACGGGGGACATACCGTTTCGAAATGTAAACAATGAGACGGGATCCGTACATTGACTGCAGCCATTAATCCCGTGTGTCGCACTAAATGCGTCCGGGTAGTGTTTGCCTATATGTATAAATCGTTATATGAGAGTattcattgatttaaaaaaagtcttacaTCTGACTAACTACATTTTTCTATGTTGCTACAACAACAACtttgtattttattcatattactATATGGATAAAGCTTTCGTCCAGTGCGTTGGGTGGGTGACGGGGgggactgtttttactgttactCCTTCAGCAACGGAAATGTGCAGGCTAAGGCTACTGTAATTAAAGCTACGCTCTTCagtataaaagtaaataagtagAAAGTGGGCATGAATTAAGTGCTGCATTGTTACTTATGTCACATTTTGAACACTGTAGCTCTCTGTTACGTTTAACAAAATAATGttggtgtctcttttttttaaatctttattttatttatatcaaacatcaatacaatgcacagttacaaagaagaaacgagttacagaaagataaacaatgcaaaaaataaaatagaagtaaataatattttttttaaataacatagaagaataattaaatggaaaagaatgaaacaaaaacaaacaaataaataataaaataaacagatgcaatattacatgttaaagacattaaacgcaGTGCAGATGTTGGCagtcttcacagcttttttgttttgcagacaggtgagagttgagatatactgttcaaactctgatttcaacaaaaataaatgtgtttttttaaatatgtgtatgtggtatttggcaaaaagaaaaattaaatgtataagaaaatatgcattatcatccttctttttgtgatcaaaacagcaaaatatgactattatatatgaatatttatgacgcaaagtaaaaccagtgaaaatatttgtgttaacaaACAAGGTAATGTCCTTCCATAGTTTGTATGTGAATtcacaagaccaaaataaatgtgagatagTTTCAGGTTTCAGGGGTAATGTTAGTGTCTCTTTAAACAGAACAGAGGAACGTTGACGTCATCTTTATAACTGCGCAGCGTTCGACCGGAAGGAAGTGGGCGTTAGCTGACTGACGTTAGCAAGCTACAGTTATAAAGTCAGCTACGGGTTCTATGGTAAATATACTCGTGTTTTTTCATCACAAATCAATTACAAACACGCCGCTAATGTTATGTATAGAACGTTGTTTTAATAGCCATGGTCATAATAAGTGTGTATGTTGCCATATTTGTGACAATATAGGTAACTTTAGTTAATGCTAACTAACTAGCCAGCTAGCTCATTAGCGGCGATGGCTGAAATCAAATTACTACTCACTCGATTGAGGGATGCGGTTCGCCTTTACCCGACACAGGGAAAAGCCGTGAATCGTCGGACAAACGCGATAACGCTTATTATTTGCGATTGGAAAAAGGATAGCAGTCTGTTTGGCTGTCTTTGAATTGTCTCTGCCGTGTTTCAACATTAGCTTATCATGGCAGTCTGACTATAAACGGTAACGAAAAGATAAATTTCTCCTAAAACCGTAATTAAATATTGGTAATGCACGTCTTTAATTCAAGTAATGCACGtctttaattcaattaaaaagaaggttgtattatatttatattgtacgTAACAGAAACCCCTTTGTAGTAATACCACAATTACGTCAGCCTTTATGACTTTTATTCAGTCTCTGAATGTCCTGCTAAAGCTATAAAGAGTCCAGGCGGAGTCAAATTAAATGCACTGTATGAGTCACAAcatttataagtcattttgcatcttaaaTGATCAGAGTGGTGataatttttacttttcttaGAACAATACCAAAAATGAATTCACCTTTCTAACTTCATACCAGAAGCATAATATAGCTTATTCCTCTGAGCCATGGACCTCTATTGTTGTCTAAAAATGTATAACATGTCCCTTTATCACAATGAACATGGACACAATTATTAAGGGTCCGTCTCGCAAACACTGCTCTGttatacatttttgtgtgaatatttttaaatgaaactgtACTTGTGGTCTGACTTAAAATAATTACAACTGTGCTTGTATGTGTCACTGTATTTTACCTTGTTGTGTCTCAGGAAGAGATGTCAGGAGAGAGTGTGGTGAGCTCGGCAGTGCCGGCAGCTACAACCCGGACTACATCCTTCAAGGGCTCCAGCCCCAGCTCTAAATATGTGAAGTTAAATGTGGGTGGGGCACTGTACTACACTACAATGCAGACACTAACAAAACAGGACACAATGCTCAAAGCGATGTTCAGTGGCAGGATGGAGGTCCTCACAGACAGCGAAGGTGAGCTGTTAGTGAAAGTGTTTAAATTATATG
It contains:
- the ube3b gene encoding ubiquitin-protein ligase E3B; translation: MFSVPQSSKAEFLDKARQAREERKGHKDKEKAATHIQALVRRFLCRCRLQKQIRKEVDDYFQVSETGTSKRNALSVFKIARKLLFVYCQEDKMRFEKLCHAILASMEVENEPKVWYVSLALSKDLTIPWLKQIKDVLWTCCQLLKNLKPDILQDNKLVKLYLTMLMTFTDTSTWRIARGKGEALRPALTRFCENIMGHLNQKGFYSMLQILLTNGLARTKPSLSKGTLTAIFTLSLRPVTAAHFSDNLLRSFLLHIMSVPAVVSHLNVLTPECMTTIQTHDLLRKFILFLSREEQCLDICVCLEGSHTLCLLGNLIHLGFLTEKVLEEEANHFVKDLTDMLSYCQRYVSQKKSNLTHWHPVLGWFSQTVDYGLNESMPLVTRQLQYLWGVSVIRTLFSDVLSKKLESQEPTPPPPQPSTSQNNLPVKNLFKRAFQKSASVRNILKPVGGKRVDSAEVQKVCSICVLYQTALSTLTQIRLQILTGLTHLDDLLPKLWAFICELGPQGGLKLFMECLNNDTEESKQLLAMLMLFCDCSRHLITILDDIEVYEEQTSFKIEELLTISSFLNTFVYKMIWDGILENAKGEKLELFHSVHGWLMVLYERDCRRRFTPDDHWLRKDLKPSLLFQELEKGKKRAQLLLQYIPHVIPHKNRVLLFRNIVTKEKESLGLVETSSASPHVTHITIRRSRMLEDGYDQLRRLPANSIKGVIRVKFVNDLGVDEAGIDQDGVFKEFLEEIIKKVFNPALNLFKTTSGNERLYPSPTSYIHENHLQLFEFVGKMLGKAIYEGIVVDVPFASFFLSQVLGHHHSTFYSSIDELPSLDSEFYKNLTSIKRYDGDVGDLGLTLSYDEDVMGQLVCHELIPGGKTMPVTNENKISYIHLMAHFRMHTQIKEQTAAFIRGFRSIINPEWLHMFSTPEVQRLVSGDNAEIDLDDLKKHTVYYGGFHSSHRVIIWLWDILSSDFTAEERAMFLKFVTSCSRPPLLGFAYLKPPFSIRCVEVSDDQDTGDTLGSVLRGFFTIRKKEPGGRLPTSSTCFNLLKLPNYSKKSILRDKLRYAISMNTGFELS